The Salegentibacter mishustinae genomic interval TTAAATCTTTACTATGAAAAATTGGTACCCCTGGAAAATAGGCGAAACTACTATTTACCAAATAAAAATCATCCCCGACTTTACAAACACTGGGATCTGGATGAAACCCCTCAATAATGGGATTTTTAAAGCCCTGTGCGTTGCAAAGGACTATCGCAAAATGGAAGTAAAGAAGAAAAGGAAGTAGTCTGCTCATAGGTATGTGAAATCTTTAAACTTTTAGATATAATTACTCAGTTACCAAACTTGTAAATCCTGCTCCCTGTAATTGCAATGTAATCGAACCATTTCGCACCGATAATGTTTCCATTAATTCGTTTGATTTTTCTTTGTTAGTAAGGAACACCTTCATTTTGCTCACTTCTTTAGGTAAACCTGTTATTGTTACTTTTCGGGTAGCACCTTTATTTACCAGGTGAATAGCATAAATGCCTTTTTCCTTATCACCGTATGCAGCAGCAGTTATAGCGTCATTACTAGTGGTGATAGGAAGTGCGTAAAGGCCTTTTGGCGTATTACCTAATTGCTGAAGATTAAAAAATCTTTGAGTTGGATGTAATTCTTCTTCAGTATTCCCGAAAATACCACCGCCCGACATCGGTGAATAATCGGCGGTAAGCTGCCATTGTAGTATTGTTAAAGGTTGGGCTTTGTTTAATATCTTTAAATAGACATCAATTTCATCTAAAGCATAGGTAGGTTCTTCCAAAATTTGAGGATAACGCCATGCTCCAGCATCTATGCTCCCTTCCCCAATAAAGAGTGGCTTATCTACACGGTTTGAAATATCATACCATCTTAGAAGGTTCTCATCCGTCCATCCACGCCAGGAATGAAATGAAACCCCACCAATATAAGGTCGGCTTTGAGGATCGGTAGAAGCCGTGGTTGTAAAATCCCAGCCATTGGCATCAGCAGTGTCTCCCAGTAAAAATTCAGTTTTCAGTCCATTTTCCCGAAAATAGGCTCCCAATTCTTTAATCATTTCATTGTGATCTTCCTCTGTTTGGCGAACATCAATGCCTAAATCGGCTTCATTAAAAGAGAACATAACCGTCTCTACACCATATTCTTGCTTAAGATATTTAATATAGGAAGTAAGAGAATTATAAATTTTCTCCTTTTTTTGAAGGTTGAGCAAATTACCCCGATTTCCATTCATATCTAATCCGCTTGAAGGTTCTCCGATTATTGCCCAACGGGGAGCAAACCAGGCAGCGAGAATTACTGGGATTCCTTTTTTATCCAGGCGTTGCGCCATTTCCATAGCAGCTTCTACCTTTGGATCAAGGTTACCTTTTCTGGCTTCTTCAATAGGATCTTTACTTGAATCAGGATGCCATTCTCTCCAGGGCATTTCAACTCGTGACCAGGCAACTCTAAGATTTTTCAGGCTATAGTCGATTACCTGAGGATCTGTCTCAGGGTTTTGCAACCTGAAATTACCACCAATTCCATCGAATTTCTTCCCTTCCTGTTGAGGGAAAACTTTTAGTTCTACAATTGAATTATCAATTTCTCCAGTAGCTTTAATGCTAAAGGTATTGCTGTAGTTTTTCTTTGGCGAAATTTCACCCGAGGCAATCTCAAAATTTAACTGATAAAAACCTTCTGAATTTTTTCTGATTATAACCTTAGTTTGATGTTTAAAATCAATTACAAATTCTCTTGAAGGAACACTTACCACTAAACCTTCGGCTGGTGCATTATATAAACCATCCAAATTTCCAGAAAGATCATTACTTGAAAGTGATGATGGAGTTCTAAAGTCAAATTGAGTTTCCTTTCCAAACTCTTCAGGCAATTCTATTCGAAAAAACGCCCCATTGAGATCTAGAGAATCGGGAGAACTGAATTCAACTTTTATATTAGCTTTTCCTTTTTCAACATCGCTAATGGTTTGTTTCCACTTGATGCTATCCATTTGATAGCTGAATGTTTTAATACCCTGATTCCTTTTAAAATCTATATCTTGCCCTTCTTTTCTGGTAATCCAGGCATTATCCCAATTAGATTTCATTAAAACAAGGCTGGAATTAAATTCCATTAATTGATTGTCGACCCTGATGCCTGTCATATTTCCCCAGGTTGTAAATTCGGCCTGTGCAAGAATAGAAGGCGCCCCAATTAATATAAATAAGATGGTAAATAGATTTTTCATTTTTTATTTTAGTTTTTTGAATTGCTACTTGATTTTATTTCTTTTTATCTGTTTCTCTTGAAATAGTCTTTTCGAAATTATAAATAGCTTTTACTTTTTCTTCTGAGTTTGCAGTCTGTAACCAATTTGACCATACCATAAACCAACTCCATTGCGGTTGAGCTTCCAGTATATTTGGTTTTGGTAACTGCCCCACTTCGCCAAGAGCAATTGGCTTCCCGTCTGCAAGTTTTAAAAGCTCTTTATAATCTTTTTGCTCATAATCAAAGTGATAAATATCAGTGGCAAGGATGTCAACATATTCATGACCAGGATAAAATTCCTGATATTCAAACGCCTCGTCCTGTGGTATATCCCTTGGACCATTAGCATTCCACACCCAAATAAGATTATTTAGGTTGTGGTGATTCGTATAACGTTCGTACATTAGTTTCCATAATTTTTGATAACCTTCGGGACCTCTTTTATTTCCCCACCAAAACCATACACCATTCATTTCGTGGTATGGTCTCCACAAAACCGGAACATTAGCTTCCTTAAGTTTCTTTAGATGGCCTGCAACATTATCAATTTGGTCCAAC includes:
- a CDS encoding glycoside hydrolase; the encoded protein is MKNLFTILFILIGAPSILAQAEFTTWGNMTGIRVDNQLMEFNSSLVLMKSNWDNAWITRKEGQDIDFKRNQGIKTFSYQMDSIKWKQTISDVEKGKANIKVEFSSPDSLDLNGAFFRIELPEEFGKETQFDFRTPSSLSSNDLSGNLDGLYNAPAEGLVVSVPSREFVIDFKHQTKVIIRKNSEGFYQLNFEIASGEISPKKNYSNTFSIKATGEIDNSIVELKVFPQQEGKKFDGIGGNFRLQNPETDPQVIDYSLKNLRVAWSRVEMPWREWHPDSSKDPIEEARKGNLDPKVEAAMEMAQRLDKKGIPVILAAWFAPRWAIIGEPSSGLDMNGNRGNLLNLQKKEKIYNSLTSYIKYLKQEYGVETVMFSFNEADLGIDVRQTEEDHNEMIKELGAYFRENGLKTEFLLGDTADANGWDFTTTASTDPQSRPYIGGVSFHSWRGWTDENLLRWYDISNRVDKPLFIGEGSIDAGAWRYPQILEEPTYALDEIDVYLKILNKAQPLTILQWQLTADYSPMSGGGIFGNTEEELHPTQRFFNLQQLGNTPKGLYALPITTSNDAITAAAYGDKEKGIYAIHLVNKGATRKVTITGLPKEVSKMKVFLTNKEKSNELMETLSVRNGSITLQLQGAGFTSLVTE
- a CDS encoding glycosyl hydrolase, with the protein product MKFAVTLISFIFFSNVFSQKAPVNKNATQEAKELLHYIYSLDDNILSGQHSYNEEPDKFYNQVEAITGKFPAVWGTDFYWNGETDPGERIVEAAIEKHREGAIVTLMWHVGRPQDTPPYGWANSVQNEISDADWEELVTPGTTLHEKWLDQIDNVAGHLKKLKEANVPVLWRPYHEMNGVWFWWGNKRGPEGYQKLWKLMYERYTNHHNLNNLIWVWNANGPRDIPQDEAFEYQEFYPGHEYVDILATDIYHFDYEQKDYKELLKLADGKPIALGEVGQLPKPNILEAQPQWSWFMVWSNWLQTANSEEKVKAIYNFEKTISRETDKKK